A genomic segment from Hippoglossus stenolepis isolate QCI-W04-F060 chromosome 3, HSTE1.2, whole genome shotgun sequence encodes:
- the LOC118104941 gene encoding serine/arginine-rich splicing factor 6 isoform X1 produces MPRVYVGKLSYHVREKDIQRFFSGYGKLLEIDLKNGYGFVEFEDMRDADDAVYELNGKELCGERVVIEHARGPRRDGSGFGGRSKFSGGHSSWNRTGRDKYGPPVRTEHRLIVENLSSRCSWQDLKDFMRQAGEVTYADAHKGRANEGIIEYRSRSEMKRAIEKLDGTDVNGRKIRLVEDKPRRKRSYSGSRSRSRSRRRSRSRSRRSRSSRSHSRSRSRSQSRGKRRSHSRSGRKSHSRSKRKSSHSKSPEKSRSRTRKSRSPYNSKKSRSRSDTRKSRSKSRSKAKVERESRSRSKEKSSSKRSRSRSSSHSQSRNEKRTSKSPLGNFRQLSKSPAKRSVSRSRSRS; encoded by the exons ATGCCGCGGGTCTATGTCGGCAAGCTCAGCTACCATGTTCGAGAGAAGGACATTCAAAGGTTTTTCAGCGGTTATGGTAAACTATTGGAGATCGACTTGAAAAATGG GTATGGCTTTGTGGAGTTTGAGGACATGCGGGATGCTGACGATGCTGTGTATGAACTGAATGGAAAAGAGCTGTGTGGGGAGCGAGTTGTCATCGAGCATGCCCGAGGACCGAGGAGAGACGGATCCGGCTTTGGGGGACGCAGTAAGTTCA GTGGCGGCCACAGTAGCTGGAATCGCACTGGCAGGGACAAGTATGGGCCACCTGTGCGCACTGAACACCGCCTCATTGTGGAGAACCTGTCCAGTAGATGCAGCTGGCAGGACCTCAAG GATTTTATGCGGCAAGCAGGTGAAGTGACCTATGCTGATGCACATAAAGGCCGCGCCAATGAGGGCATCATTGAGTACCGGTCCCGTTCAGAAATGAAGCGAGCTATAGAAAAGCTAGATGGTACTGATGTTAACGGGAGGAAGATTCGTCTGGTGGAAGACAAACCTCGGCGCAAGCGCTCATATTCTGGCAGCAGATCCAG ATCTCGCAGCAGGCGGCGCTCTCGCAGCCGCAGCCGAAGAAGCAGGAGTTCTCGCAGCCATTCAAGGTCTCGCTCACG ATCTCAGTCTCGCGGCAAGCGCAGGTCTCACTCCAGGTCAGGACGGAAGTCTCACTCAAGATCAAAGAGAAAGTCCAGCCACTCTAAATCCCCAGAGAAGTCTCGTTCACGCACCCGCAAATCACGCAGTCCCTACAACAGCAAAAAGTCCCGCTCTCGCTCAGACACGCGCAAGTCACGCTCCAAGAGCAGATCCAAAGCTAAAGTGGAACGGGAGTCCCGAAGTCGCTCCAAGGAGAAATCTTCCAGCAAGAGGTCTCGAAGCCGCTCAAGTTCCCACTCACAGAGCAGGAATGAAAAACGCACCTCTAAATCTCCTCTTGGCAACTTCCGTCAGCTCTCCAAGTCCCCAGCAAAGCGCTCAGTGTCCCGCTCTAGGTCTCGTTCTTGA
- the acot8 gene encoding acyl-coenzyme A thioesterase 8 isoform X1, with protein MADTEADATNAVSGLTKSCDGSGGAGSPEDGSPDRPERGAEAQFTKDLKSVLVTSVLNLEKLDVDLYRGTHHWIPRSKRLFGGQIIGQALVAAAKSVDDNLHAHSLHCYFVRAGDPKVPVLYQVDRTRDGRSFTVRSVRAIQHGQPILVCQASFHKLQPSPVQHQFTMPVVPPPEDLLTVEELIHLHLNKPDLSEKLRQGLNKLLANEIPIEIKPVQPLPSYRPAACEPKKLFWVRAQGYIGEGNMKLHCCVAAYVSDFAFLGTALLPYPSYRAQFVASLDHAMWFHTTFRSDEWMLYECDSPWAGQCGGSRGLVQGRLWRRDGVLAVSCSQEGVLRVKSLTEPSKL; from the exons ATGGCAGACACAGAGGCGGATGCTACCAACGCTGTCAGCGGTTTAACTAAGAGCTGTGATGGTTCAGGGGGCGCTGGCTCACCAGAGGATGGGAGCCCGGACAGACCTGAACGTGGAGCTGAAGCTCAGTTCACCAAGGACCTGAAAAGCGTCCTGGTCACCAGCGTGTTGAACTTAGAAAAGCTGGATGTAGACCTGTACAG AGGGACGCATCACTGGATACCACGCTCCAAGCGTTTGTTTGGAGGTCAAATAATCGGTCAGGCCCTTGTGGCCGCGGCCAAATCTGTCGATGATAACCTCCATGCCCATTCTCTGCACTGTTACTTTGTGCGAGCAG GGGATCCTAAGGTTCCGGTGCTGTATCAGGTGGACCGCACAAGAGATGGTCGTAGTTTCACAGTGCGCTCCGTGAGGGCCATCCAGCACGGACAGCCAATACTGGTCTGCCAAGCGTCCTTCCACAAGCTGCAGCCGAGCCCCGTGCAGCATCAGTTTACCATGCCGGTGGTCCCTCCGCCTGAAGACCTACTCACTGTGGAGGAGCTTATTCATCTTCATCTCAA taaacCAGACCTGTCGGAGAAATTAAGACAAGGCCTTAACAAACTGCTGGCTAATGAGATCCCCATTGAGATAAAGCCAGTCCAGCCACTACCCTCTTACAGACCTGCTGCCTGTGAGCCGAAGAAGCTGTTCTGGGTGCGAGCACAAGGATATATTG GTGAAGGCAACATGAAGCTGCATTGCTGCGTGGCTGCATATGTGTCAGACTTTGCATTCCTGGGCACTGCACTGTTGCCTTACCCCAGCTACAGGGCCCAGTTCGTGGCCTCTCTGGACCATGCCATGTGGTTCCACACCACTTTCCGCAGCGACGAGTGGATGTTATACGAGTGCGACAGCCCATGGGCAGGTCAGTGTG ggggcagtaGAGGACTGGTTCAAGGCAGACTGTGGAGAAGAGACGGGGTCCTGGCTGTGTCCTGTTCCCAGGAGGGCGTCTTGAGAGTGAAATCCCTCACAGAGCCCAGCAAACTTTAA
- the LOC118104941 gene encoding serine/arginine-rich splicing factor 6 isoform X2 encodes MPRVYVGKLSYHVREKDIQRFFSGYGKLLEIDLKNGYGFVEFEDMRDADDAVYELNGKELCGERVVIEHARGPRRDGSGFGGRSGGHSSWNRTGRDKYGPPVRTEHRLIVENLSSRCSWQDLKDFMRQAGEVTYADAHKGRANEGIIEYRSRSEMKRAIEKLDGTDVNGRKIRLVEDKPRRKRSYSGSRSRSRSRRRSRSRSRRSRSSRSHSRSRSRSQSRGKRRSHSRSGRKSHSRSKRKSSHSKSPEKSRSRTRKSRSPYNSKKSRSRSDTRKSRSKSRSKAKVERESRSRSKEKSSSKRSRSRSSSHSQSRNEKRTSKSPLGNFRQLSKSPAKRSVSRSRSRS; translated from the exons ATGCCGCGGGTCTATGTCGGCAAGCTCAGCTACCATGTTCGAGAGAAGGACATTCAAAGGTTTTTCAGCGGTTATGGTAAACTATTGGAGATCGACTTGAAAAATGG GTATGGCTTTGTGGAGTTTGAGGACATGCGGGATGCTGACGATGCTGTGTATGAACTGAATGGAAAAGAGCTGTGTGGGGAGCGAGTTGTCATCGAGCATGCCCGAGGACCGAGGAGAGACGGATCCGGCTTTGGGGGACGCA GTGGCGGCCACAGTAGCTGGAATCGCACTGGCAGGGACAAGTATGGGCCACCTGTGCGCACTGAACACCGCCTCATTGTGGAGAACCTGTCCAGTAGATGCAGCTGGCAGGACCTCAAG GATTTTATGCGGCAAGCAGGTGAAGTGACCTATGCTGATGCACATAAAGGCCGCGCCAATGAGGGCATCATTGAGTACCGGTCCCGTTCAGAAATGAAGCGAGCTATAGAAAAGCTAGATGGTACTGATGTTAACGGGAGGAAGATTCGTCTGGTGGAAGACAAACCTCGGCGCAAGCGCTCATATTCTGGCAGCAGATCCAG ATCTCGCAGCAGGCGGCGCTCTCGCAGCCGCAGCCGAAGAAGCAGGAGTTCTCGCAGCCATTCAAGGTCTCGCTCACG ATCTCAGTCTCGCGGCAAGCGCAGGTCTCACTCCAGGTCAGGACGGAAGTCTCACTCAAGATCAAAGAGAAAGTCCAGCCACTCTAAATCCCCAGAGAAGTCTCGTTCACGCACCCGCAAATCACGCAGTCCCTACAACAGCAAAAAGTCCCGCTCTCGCTCAGACACGCGCAAGTCACGCTCCAAGAGCAGATCCAAAGCTAAAGTGGAACGGGAGTCCCGAAGTCGCTCCAAGGAGAAATCTTCCAGCAAGAGGTCTCGAAGCCGCTCAAGTTCCCACTCACAGAGCAGGAATGAAAAACGCACCTCTAAATCTCCTCTTGGCAACTTCCGTCAGCTCTCCAAGTCCCCAGCAAAGCGCTCAGTGTCCCGCTCTAGGTCTCGTTCTTGA
- the acot8 gene encoding acyl-coenzyme A thioesterase 8 isoform X2 — MADTEADATNAVSGLTKSCDGSGGAGSPEDGSPDRPERGAEAQFTKDLKSVLVTSVLNLEKLDVDLYRGTHHWIPRSKRLFGGQIIGQALVAAAKSVDDNLHAHSLHCYFVRAGDPKVPVLYQVDRTRDGRSFTVRSVRAIQHGQPILVCQASFHKLQPSPVQHQFTMPVVPPPEDLLTVEELIHLHLNKPDLSEKLRQGLNKLLANEIPIEIKPVQPLPSYRPAACEPKKLFWVRAQGYIGEGNMKLHCCVAAYVSDFAFLGTALLPYPSYRAQFVASLDHAMWFHTTFRSDEWMLYECDSPWAGGSRGLVQGRLWRRDGVLAVSCSQEGVLRVKSLTEPSKL, encoded by the exons ATGGCAGACACAGAGGCGGATGCTACCAACGCTGTCAGCGGTTTAACTAAGAGCTGTGATGGTTCAGGGGGCGCTGGCTCACCAGAGGATGGGAGCCCGGACAGACCTGAACGTGGAGCTGAAGCTCAGTTCACCAAGGACCTGAAAAGCGTCCTGGTCACCAGCGTGTTGAACTTAGAAAAGCTGGATGTAGACCTGTACAG AGGGACGCATCACTGGATACCACGCTCCAAGCGTTTGTTTGGAGGTCAAATAATCGGTCAGGCCCTTGTGGCCGCGGCCAAATCTGTCGATGATAACCTCCATGCCCATTCTCTGCACTGTTACTTTGTGCGAGCAG GGGATCCTAAGGTTCCGGTGCTGTATCAGGTGGACCGCACAAGAGATGGTCGTAGTTTCACAGTGCGCTCCGTGAGGGCCATCCAGCACGGACAGCCAATACTGGTCTGCCAAGCGTCCTTCCACAAGCTGCAGCCGAGCCCCGTGCAGCATCAGTTTACCATGCCGGTGGTCCCTCCGCCTGAAGACCTACTCACTGTGGAGGAGCTTATTCATCTTCATCTCAA taaacCAGACCTGTCGGAGAAATTAAGACAAGGCCTTAACAAACTGCTGGCTAATGAGATCCCCATTGAGATAAAGCCAGTCCAGCCACTACCCTCTTACAGACCTGCTGCCTGTGAGCCGAAGAAGCTGTTCTGGGTGCGAGCACAAGGATATATTG GTGAAGGCAACATGAAGCTGCATTGCTGCGTGGCTGCATATGTGTCAGACTTTGCATTCCTGGGCACTGCACTGTTGCCTTACCCCAGCTACAGGGCCCAGTTCGTGGCCTCTCTGGACCATGCCATGTGGTTCCACACCACTTTCCGCAGCGACGAGTGGATGTTATACGAGTGCGACAGCCCATGGGCAG ggggcagtaGAGGACTGGTTCAAGGCAGACTGTGGAGAAGAGACGGGGTCCTGGCTGTGTCCTGTTCCCAGGAGGGCGTCTTGAGAGTGAAATCCCTCACAGAGCCCAGCAAACTTTAA